Proteins encoded within one genomic window of Prauserella marina:
- a CDS encoding response regulator, which produces MPRVLVVDDHSSVRAGVKAILAADPHIEVVGEAATAREAIGAVEQLAPDIIMLDLQLPDRDGIAVCREIVERTRTRVLILTAFEIEDNITATLEAGASGFLAKTAEPGQMIDAVRAVAAGHAYLTPSVTRHVIKHVTGRVPETSVARPRAVSPPSPELTSREREIWRLLGEGQTNKQIARELTISPATAKTHVSRILQKLGVSTRTQAALLARSDESQVREG; this is translated from the coding sequence ATGCCTAGAGTTCTTGTCGTCGACGATCACTCCTCGGTGCGAGCGGGTGTCAAAGCAATCCTCGCCGCCGATCCGCACATCGAGGTCGTCGGCGAAGCCGCGACCGCGCGGGAAGCGATCGGCGCGGTCGAACAGCTCGCCCCTGACATCATCATGCTCGACCTTCAATTGCCCGACCGGGACGGTATCGCCGTGTGCCGCGAGATCGTCGAGCGGACCCGAACGCGAGTCCTGATCCTGACCGCATTCGAGATCGAGGACAACATCACGGCCACGCTCGAAGCGGGGGCCTCCGGTTTTCTCGCCAAAACCGCGGAACCGGGCCAGATGATCGACGCGGTCCGCGCCGTCGCCGCGGGGCACGCCTATCTCACACCGTCGGTCACCCGGCACGTGATCAAACACGTGACCGGCCGGGTCCCCGAGACCTCGGTGGCTCGCCCGCGCGCGGTGTCGCCGCCTTCGCCCGAGCTGACCAGCCGCGAGCGGGAGATCTGGCGGCTCCTCGGCGAGGGACAGACGAACAAGCAGATCGCGAGAGAACTCACGATCTCACCGGCGACCGCGAAGACACACGTCTCGCGCATCCTGCAAAAGCTCGGTGTGTCCACGCGTACTCAGGCCGCTTTGCTTGCTCGTTCCGACGAGTCCCAGGTGCGCGAAGGCTGA
- a CDS encoding TetR/AcrR family transcriptional regulator, whose protein sequence is MAIRERRERERARRHKLIIDTARELAEREGWDAVTTRRLAESVEYSQPVLYSHFAGKDAIVRAVAIQGFGELAKALHAARSAQDDPTEALRAASMAYLDFAEKRPALYDAMFLQQLDIPFGTSETPQELRAGFDELLAALEPVAGDRDLDTLAEVFWSAIHGFATLMLGARLRPDLREARMNLLLDVFIAN, encoded by the coding sequence ATGGCCATTCGGGAACGCCGCGAACGCGAACGCGCGCGGCGTCACAAGCTCATCATCGACACCGCGAGAGAACTCGCGGAGCGGGAAGGCTGGGACGCCGTGACGACCCGGCGGCTCGCTGAGAGCGTCGAGTACAGCCAGCCCGTGCTCTACAGCCACTTCGCGGGCAAGGACGCGATCGTGCGGGCAGTGGCCATTCAGGGTTTCGGTGAACTCGCCAAGGCATTGCACGCCGCGAGGTCCGCACAGGACGACCCGACCGAGGCACTGCGAGCGGCATCCATGGCCTACCTCGACTTCGCCGAGAAAAGACCCGCGCTCTACGACGCGATGTTCCTCCAGCAACTGGACATCCCGTTCGGCACAAGCGAAACGCCGCAAGAACTGCGGGCCGGCTTCGACGAGCTGCTGGCAGCACTGGAACCCGTCGCTGGCGATCGCGATCTCGACACCCTCGCCGAGGTCTTCTGGAGCGCCATCCACGGATTCGCCACGCTCATGCTGGGGGCACGACTGCGTCCCGACCTCCGCGAAGCACGCATGAACCTGCTACTGGACGTGTTCATCGCGAACTGA
- a CDS encoding class I SAM-dependent methyltransferase — MKLRSEVSAEKLRGGFYTPAGLVRHALHRLGELLGTWDDVSVLEPSVGDGAFVDGLAESSLPVGNFTGLDVDGGAVAVARQRLERSGIPGEILRSSTLAWSLDTTREFDAVVGNLPFVRFQFVSVPEREHAMRHGSELGVPVAGVANLWLPMLLASLRRLRVGGAFALVLPAECFTGVSAGKARQWLLRTVDELRFDLYPPRSFPGALQEVVLLSGRRARPSSSELRPLVVSLHSAQHSTALFAQDRGLVTRHAVAVNDAPWTSLLLRPEHREAVAEARAIPAVRRLDEIAKFEVATVTGANAYFSLNESEVSEFGLRPWSRPLLARAKHAPGLRFTARDYRNNAASGLKVHLFDATSSPLERKPGSGLDRYLRRGEDDLIPTRFKCRIRQPWYRIPNIRHGQLMLSKRSHHHPRVIVNDIGCVTTDTIYRGRITDGVTGDADFAAAFHNSLTLLSAELEGRNFGGGVLELVPSEVGRLAVVSAPGMARDLPRLDELCRECAATGDPAVATETIVRETDALLAKQQLGLTGDLLDTLREAHEVLRGRRLARASGSDEPASLNNSE, encoded by the coding sequence GTGAAGCTGCGCTCTGAGGTCAGTGCGGAAAAGCTTCGCGGCGGTTTCTACACACCGGCGGGCCTAGTGCGGCACGCATTGCATCGATTGGGCGAGTTGTTGGGCACCTGGGACGACGTCTCGGTACTCGAACCGTCGGTCGGTGACGGAGCGTTCGTGGACGGACTTGCCGAAAGTTCCCTTCCCGTAGGGAATTTCACCGGGCTCGATGTGGACGGTGGAGCGGTCGCCGTTGCGAGACAACGGCTTGAAAGGTCCGGGATTCCCGGCGAGATCCTGCGGTCGAGCACCTTGGCGTGGAGTCTCGACACCACAAGGGAATTCGACGCCGTCGTCGGGAACCTTCCGTTCGTGCGATTTCAGTTCGTGTCGGTACCAGAACGCGAGCATGCCATGCGGCACGGTTCCGAACTCGGGGTTCCCGTCGCGGGCGTGGCGAATCTGTGGCTGCCGATGTTGTTGGCCTCGCTGAGAAGACTCAGGGTCGGGGGAGCGTTCGCTCTCGTCCTCCCCGCGGAATGTTTCACCGGCGTGAGCGCGGGCAAAGCGCGGCAGTGGTTGCTCCGGACGGTGGACGAACTGCGATTCGATCTCTACCCGCCGCGCTCGTTTCCCGGTGCGCTGCAAGAAGTCGTTCTGCTGTCGGGAAGGCGAGCCAGGCCGAGTTCCTCCGAACTGCGGCCGCTCGTCGTCTCACTGCACAGTGCGCAACACTCGACAGCCTTGTTCGCGCAAGATCGTGGCCTGGTCACCCGGCACGCCGTCGCGGTGAACGACGCGCCGTGGACATCCCTGTTGCTTCGTCCCGAACATCGCGAAGCGGTGGCCGAGGCACGAGCCATACCCGCGGTGCGCAGACTCGACGAAATCGCCAAGTTCGAGGTCGCGACCGTGACCGGAGCCAACGCGTACTTTTCGCTGAACGAGTCCGAGGTGAGCGAGTTCGGTCTGCGACCGTGGTCCCGCCCCCTGCTCGCCCGCGCGAAACACGCGCCTGGCCTGCGATTCACTGCGCGGGACTACCGGAACAACGCGGCGTCCGGCCTCAAGGTGCACCTTTTCGACGCGACATCGAGCCCACTGGAAAGGAAACCAGGTTCCGGACTGGACCGCTATCTCCGCCGAGGTGAGGACGATCTGATCCCGACGAGGTTCAAATGCCGGATCAGGCAACCGTGGTACCGCATCCCCAACATCAGGCACGGCCAACTGATGCTCAGCAAGCGTTCGCACCACCATCCGAGAGTGATCGTCAACGACATCGGCTGTGTCACCACGGACACGATTTACCGGGGCCGAATCACCGACGGAGTCACCGGTGACGCTGATTTCGCCGCCGCTTTCCACAACTCCCTGACGCTGCTTTCCGCCGAATTGGAGGGCAGGAACTTCGGTGGCGGGGTCCTGGAACTCGTACCCAGCGAAGTGGGGAGGCTCGCGGTCGTCAGCGCGCCTGGCATGGCTCGCGACCTTCCTCGGCTCGACGAGCTGTGCAGGGAATGTGCCGCGACGGGCGATCCGGCGGTCGCGACGGAAACCATCGTCAGGGAAACCGATGCGTTGCTCGCGAAACAACAACTCGGGCTCACCGGCGACCTGCTCGATACGTTGCGGGAGGCGCACGAGGTGCTGCGGGGAAGACGGCTGGCTCGTGCGTCCGGTTCGGACGAGCCGGCCTCGTTGAATAACTCTGAATAA